GAGACCCGAAATGACCAGATCGGTCGTGCCTGTCGGGCGGATTTTAAAGGTATGCTTGACAAAGGCGGGCAGTTTTTCCGCAGCCTCTCGTCCGGTAGGAGGAGCGAGCATCTCCCCGTGATGCTTCTGCAGGACGTCGTCGGCATTTTCCAGCTTTGTCCGGTGGATGTACATATCATTCTTTACGTACACCACGAATGGCTGTCTGGGCCCGCGTACGAAATCAATCCGCGCCAGTCCCCCGAGAAAGAGCGACTGTCCGTCGTTGAGCTGATATACTTTGGGATTGATTCTAGTGGTTGGCGTTATTTTCCGCAAGTCTTGCGGTGTGATCATATGGCCGATCTGATCCCGGTTGATGATCCCCGGCGTATCAAAGATCGAGCGGCCGTCCTCGAGCGGAATCTCGATTTTGTCCAAGGTCGTTCCCGGAAACGGCGAGGTGGTGATTTCCAGCTCGGCCGATCCGTAATCGTGCAGGATGCGGTTAATCAGCGTCGATTTCCCCACGTTGGTCACGCCGACAATGTATACGTCCCGCCCTTTGCGCAGCTGGCTGATCCGGGCAAGCAGCTCGTCGATATGAAGCCCTTTGTGTGCGCTGACCAGCACGACATCGGCCGGTCTCAGGCCTCTTTCTTTGGCTTCATGCTGCATCCAGTTACGGACGCGGTTCAGATTGATATTCTGAGGCAAGAGGTCCACCTTGTTTCCGACCAGCAGAATCGGGTTGTTCCCGACAAAACGGGGCAATCCCCGCAGCCAGGAACCATGAAAATCAAAAATATCGACCACCATGACTACCAGGCTGTCGGTGGAGCCGATTCCGTCCAGAATCCGCAGAAAATCGTCATCTCCCATACTGATGGGAGCGACTTCGTTATAGTGCCGGATGCGGAAGCAGCGTTGGCAGATCACCGTTTCCCGTTGCAGGGCGGACGCCGGCGCATAGCCCGGCCGCTTCGCATCTTCGGTCTGGATCGCGATGCCGCATCCCGCGCAGGCACCTTCAAACCGCTCTGTTACTCCTGTGTTTTCCACGTAATCATTCCTTTCTTGCGCATCCAGTACAGAGCCAAGCGCTCCAATCTGCGGTTGAAGCGGGTCCAAAAGCCGTCTGTCTGGGTAACGGGCACTACCAGGATCGTATGAAAGCCCAGGCGGTTGCCCCCGAGCACATCGGTAAACAACTGATCCCCGACGACGACCGTCTCTTCAATCGACACATTCATATCGGCAACCGCTTGCAAAAACGCCCGGTTGCCCGGTTTCCTGGCAGCAGAGATAAACCGGACTCCCAGCGGCGTACAAAATTTGTCGACTCGGTCCCGGTTATTATTGGATACGACCGTCACCTGGATGCCTTCTTTATGTAACTGTTTCAGCCAGCTTTCCACTTCGGGGGTGGCATAAGGCCTGTCCCACTCGACCAAGGTGTTGTCCAGGTCGGTAATCACCGCCTTGATCTTCTTCTCTCGCAAAAAATGTATGTCAATATGATGGATGGACTCCACGTACTGATCTGGCATCAGCTTTTCTAGAAACACGGGACACCTCCAGAAACAACTTACAAGAACCGTGATTTCGGCACTTACTATACCATATTCAGCCATGGCCTTGCAAAAGAAAAAGAGGGGGGATGAAGCCCCCTCCCCTTCTGCAGATGGTTGGCCTTATGCCAGGTTGTTACGACGTTTTTTGGCCAGGATGGTGACATCTGCCTGATTGGCAGCCAGCGCATTCCCTGTACGGGAATTGGCTGTCGCGGCTTGTTGGATCTTCACGACGATCACCGTGTTTTTGCCCACCCTGTACTTGTAGGTTCGGACGTTGTTTTGCTGCATGGAATCAGCACCTCCCTCGGGAATGGATGTACCAGCTCGCCTTCCCTGTCCGCATCCTTAGACTGCATTGGTTCCGTTAGCCCGGATTTTGATAATGCTGGCATCGGCCTGATTGAAAGCTGCTGCGTTGCCAAATACGGAACTGGCTGTCGCGGTCTGTTTGATCACGATCGTCTTTTTCCCTTTTTTGGGCCAACCGACATAGTTGCTTGCGCTTCTTTTCATCTGGCGTACCTCCCTTCTTGCAAAGGATGGTACATCTTATTACAAACAGACTGAACCCGAAGCCACATTTCTACCGCATCAACCGCATATTTTTAGAGAAGATAGGATCTGTCTCCTTTTCCATCAATCGCCGCACCTGCTCTTTTGGCTCCCAGCAATGAAATTGATAGGATGGCTTCGTTTCATAGCGAAGCCTGGAGCAGCGATAGATGACCCCTTTCTCCCTCTTTTCGACGCGAAAATGGATGCAAGTGGCACAGCAATGATAGGTTTTTCCCCGAGATTCCATCTACTGATCCTCCTGTCTCTCTCCATAGAAAGGCGATTGCCAGGAAAAAAGAGAGAGCTGTTCGTATCTCTCTCCCTCGGCGGGCGCGAAGTTGGAAAAGCCGACGCCGACCAGCCGCACGCCCGAACTGTAGTCAAAAGCATCCAGCAATTCCTCCAACAGCTCGCCCCAGGGCACGCCGTATTCGTTCTTGCGCTGCTTGCTGCGCATCGTAAAGTCGGCATACTTGATTTTCAGCGTGATCGTCTGGGGAATGACGCCTTCCTCGCGGATATCCTGCTCCACCTCCTGCAGCAAGGAGAAAGCGATCGGCGCGACGGCTTCCCGCTGGTACAGGTCATAGGGCAGCGTCGTCTCTCTGCTCGATGATTTGGGCGAACGCTCTGTCACGATCTCCCGGTCGTCCTCGCCGCGTGCCCGATCATACAGGGCATGACCCATTTTCCCCAGCATCTGCACGGCTTCCTCCAGCGAGAGGCGCCAAAAGTCCTCGACGGTATAGATCTCTTTTTTGGAGAGGAGCTCCTGTGTTTTTTTGCCGACCCCGTGCAGCGTGCCGACGGGCAGTGTGCGCAGAATCTCCATCGCCTGCTCGGGGCGGATGACGACAAAAGCATCCGGCTTCTTCAAATCGCTGGCGATTTTCGCCAGGGACATGTTATAGGAAAGACCCACGCTGCAGGTCAGCCCGGTTTCTTTGCGGACCCGCCGTTTGATCTCCTTTGCCACCGGGACGGCATTCTCGTAATCGGACAGATCCAGGTAGGCTTCATCCAGGCCGACGGTTTGATAGCGATCGGTATAGGCGGAAAAGACGCGGCGGATTTCCTTTGATTTTTCTACGTACCGGTCAAATCGGGGCGGCAGAAAGATCCCCTGGGGACATTTCTTTTTGGCGAGAGCGACGGGCATGGCAGAGCGCACGCCGAATTTTCTCGCTTCGTAGCTGCAGGTGGAGACGACTCCGCGATTGCTGCTGCCGCCGACGATGACCGGCAGTCCCCGGTATTCCGGTCTGTCCAGCTGCTCGACACTGGCGTAAAAGGCATCGATATCTACATGGAGGATTTTTTTCATCGAAAACGACCACCAAACATACATTCTCCTTTTTTCATTATGACGGGTTCCCCCGTCGGATGCAAGGCGGCAGGTTCGGTCCTCCCCGGCCATTTCCATGATGTCTCTGCTCGCGGTTATCCGTTTTTTTGCAAAGCGGCAAGCAGCTCGGATACGGGCGGATTCCCTTTTCGGGCGTAGATGATCTCCCCGTTTCGCCCGATGATGTAGACGATCCGCTGCTGGGCGAAAAAGCCGAGAATTTTGCCCACATCGTAGGCTTTTCTGATCGCTTCGTGCTCGTCTGCGATCAAGGGAAACTCGTAGCCGAATTTGCCTGAAAAGGCATGATGGCTCGTAAGGCCGGCCGGATTCACCCCCAGCACACAAGCCCCCTTGGCCGCAAGCTCGCGGTAATTCTCCTGGATGGCGCAGAGCTGTTTGGTGCAGATCGGGGTATCATCGCCCGGATAGAAGATCAAGACGACTTGTTTCTGGCCGATCAGCTCCTGCAGATCGATCCGCCCCTTGGTGCTATCCGCTATAAACAGCGGTGCTTTTGTACCGACGGTCAGCA
This sequence is a window from Brevibacillus composti. Protein-coding genes within it:
- the yqeH gene encoding ribosome biogenesis GTPase YqeH gives rise to the protein MENTGVTERFEGACAGCGIAIQTEDAKRPGYAPASALQRETVICQRCFRIRHYNEVAPISMGDDDFLRILDGIGSTDSLVVMVVDIFDFHGSWLRGLPRFVGNNPILLVGNKVDLLPQNINLNRVRNWMQHEAKERGLRPADVVLVSAHKGLHIDELLARISQLRKGRDVYIVGVTNVGKSTLINRILHDYGSAELEITTSPFPGTTLDKIEIPLEDGRSIFDTPGIINRDQIGHMITPQDLRKITPTTRINPKVYQLNDGQSLFLGGLARIDFVRGPRQPFVVYVKNDMYIHRTKLENADDVLQKHHGEMLAPPTGREAAEKLPAFVKHTFKIRPTGTTDLVISGLGWVSLQGKEEASVVVHAPKGVSVGIRKGLI
- a CDS encoding YqeG family HAD IIIA-type phosphatase; this encodes MFLEKLMPDQYVESIHHIDIHFLREKKIKAVITDLDNTLVEWDRPYATPEVESWLKQLHKEGIQVTVVSNNNRDRVDKFCTPLGVRFISAARKPGNRAFLQAVADMNVSIEETVVVGDQLFTDVLGGNRLGFHTILVVPVTQTDGFWTRFNRRLERLALYWMRKKGMITWKTQE
- the dinB gene encoding DNA polymerase IV, whose translation is MKKILHVDIDAFYASVEQLDRPEYRGLPVIVGGSSNRGVVSTCSYEARKFGVRSAMPVALAKKKCPQGIFLPPRFDRYVEKSKEIRRVFSAYTDRYQTVGLDEAYLDLSDYENAVPVAKEIKRRVRKETGLTCSVGLSYNMSLAKIASDLKKPDAFVVIRPEQAMEILRTLPVGTLHGVGKKTQELLSKKEIYTVEDFWRLSLEEAVQMLGKMGHALYDRARGEDDREIVTERSPKSSSRETTLPYDLYQREAVAPIAFSLLQEVEQDIREEGVIPQTITLKIKYADFTMRSKQRKNEYGVPWGELLEELLDAFDYSSGVRLVGVGFSNFAPAEGERYEQLSLFSWQSPFYGERQEDQ
- a CDS encoding peroxiredoxin, with amino-acid sequence MLTVGTKAPLFIADSTKGRIDLQELIGQKQVVLIFYPGDDTPICTKQLCAIQENYRELAAKGACVLGVNPAGLTSHHAFSGKFGYEFPLIADEHEAIRKAYDVGKILGFFAQQRIVYIIGRNGEIIYARKGNPPVSELLAALQKNG